CCGCCTCGACGGGCTGGCTGCTGTGCCAGGGCCAAACCGTCAGCAGAACGACGTATGCGGCCCTGTTCGCGGTGCTCGGCACGACCTTCAACACGGGCGGCGAGTCCGGCACCGTCTTCCGGCTGCCGGACATGCGCGGGCGCTTTGCGATGGGGGCGAGCGCAACGTACACGCGCGGGCAGTATGGAGGCGCTGCGACCTACGACATGACGCACATTCACCCACACAATCACGGGGGCACGACGAACAACAGTACTGATATCAACACGGATATGGGCGCTGGCTCCGGACAGCGCAACGCGGTGAACCATGAGCACCCGATTGATTCGGACTCTACAGTTGGTGGAAGTGCCACCCAGAGTGTGCTCAACCCGTACCTGGCACTGAACTACGAGATATTCTCCGGGGTGGTCTGATGGCCGATCCGTGGCGCTGGTGGTCGGCCGAGCGGATCGCTGCCGTCACCGGCTGCCCGGTCGCCAACGTCCGCGAGCACTGGCCGATCCTGGCGGAGGCGCTTGCCCAGCGCGGCATCTGGGAGCGGGACATCGCCCGGGGCGTGCTCGCGACAGTCGCCATCGAGACGGCCTCGACGTTCCTGCCGCTGCACGAGTACGGCACTGAGGCCGATTGGGCCGGCTACAGCGGCGGCCCGATCTACGCCGGGCGCGGGTACGTGCAGCTCACCCACGACTACGGGTACCGGGCGGCCGGGCAGGCGCTCGGGCTGGATCTGCTCGGGAATCCTGATCTAGCGCTCGTGCCGCAGATCGCCGCCGACGTGCTGGCGTGGTATTGGGCCAGCAAGACCATTCCGAGCAAGGACGGCAAGAGGTCGTGGACGCTGGCGCAGCTCTGCCGCGAGCGGGATTGGCTCTGGGTTCGAAAAGCGGTGCAGGGCGCCACGGCGGGCCTGGGCAAGCTGCTGCAGATCGTGAGAGACCTGGGTGATGGCATGACACAGCTACGGGTGACCGATGACGGCGTCAGACTCCGCGAGCGGCCGGACCTGCAGGCTCCGATCCTGTATGAGGCGCGGGCCGGCGAACTGGTCGAGCCGCTCACCGACCACGCCTGGCGACAGGTGCGGGCGGGGGATCGCACGGGATGGATGGCCGCCGAGTACCTCGAATCCGTGCAGGGCGAATCTACGGAAACTGCCCATTCCAACATTCGGAGTTTCGACCCGAACACGCCGACCGAGCTGCAGCGGCAGGACTGGACGTGCTCGATCAGGGCCACCATGTGGCTCCTGAAGTCGCTGGGCGTAGCCGTCACGCCAGAGGAGGCGCAGGACGCCATGTCGCCGCGCTACGTGCGGC
This is a stretch of genomic DNA from Chloroflexota bacterium. It encodes these proteins:
- a CDS encoding tail fiber protein — protein: MGDLVQFVIDGTAYPAVVREVMIEWKPDDGIRITPTIGDPGSSNDPAIVQHYQTLATRVSYLEANWNLPPITTAAIGDIGTLRLTAAAAASTGWLLCQGQTVSRTTYAALFAVLGTTFNTGGESGTVFRLPDMRGRFAMGASATYTRGQYGGAATYDMTHIHPHNHGGTTNNSTDINTDMGAGSGQRNAVNHEHPIDSDSTVGGSATQSVLNPYLALNYEIFSGVV